From a region of the Microbacterium sp. nov. GSS16 genome:
- a CDS encoding DUF1761 domain-containing protein: protein MTVPEINYWAVLVATASSMVVGAVWYARGVMGERWARLAGVDLEHPSRRPLWPMITTVLVGFITAWVLAGAATIAWHFYEGSYFWASLVTAVTLWAGFTAARFITHDAFEGRSTRLTTVNIGHELVTVLVMAVIIGVWPPAGL, encoded by the coding sequence ATGACGGTTCCCGAGATCAACTACTGGGCGGTGCTGGTGGCGACCGCGTCGAGCATGGTGGTGGGCGCTGTCTGGTACGCCCGCGGCGTGATGGGCGAGCGGTGGGCTCGGCTCGCGGGCGTCGACCTCGAGCATCCCTCCCGCCGCCCGCTGTGGCCGATGATCACGACGGTGCTGGTCGGCTTCATCACCGCGTGGGTTCTCGCCGGCGCAGCCACGATCGCCTGGCACTTCTACGAGGGCTCGTACTTCTGGGCCTCGCTCGTCACCGCGGTCACCCTGTGGGCCGGGTTCACCGCGGCGCGCTTCATCACGCACGACGCGTTCGAGGGGCGCTCGACCCGGCTGACCACCGTCAACATCGGTCACGAGCTCGTGACGGTGCTCGTGATGGCCGTGATCATCGGCGTCTGGCCGCCCGCGGGTCTCTGA
- a CDS encoding ABC transporter ATP-binding protein yields MTAAHTLAAESVTLAYGDRTVIEALDLSIAPGRITSIVGANGCGKSTLLRALARLLSPAGGQIVLDGTSVHARPSKEVARVLGLLPQSPVAPEGIAVADLVGRGRHPHQRMLARWSAQDYAVVADALDATGISDLADRSVDELSGGQRQRVWIAMALAQQTDILLLDEPTTFLDVAHQVEVLDLLTDLSASRGTTIVMVLHDLNLAARYSDELVAMKDGRVHAVGAPEEIVTAELVQEVFGLANQITVDPVSGKPMVTPIGRHHVR; encoded by the coding sequence GTGACCGCGGCGCACACTCTCGCGGCCGAATCCGTCACGCTCGCGTACGGCGACCGCACGGTGATCGAGGCGCTCGATCTGTCGATCGCGCCCGGCCGGATCACCTCGATCGTCGGGGCGAACGGATGCGGCAAGTCGACGCTGCTTCGGGCGCTGGCGCGCCTGCTCAGCCCCGCCGGCGGCCAGATCGTGCTCGACGGCACCTCGGTGCACGCGCGCCCGTCGAAGGAGGTCGCGCGCGTTCTCGGGCTGCTGCCGCAATCGCCCGTCGCACCCGAGGGGATCGCTGTGGCCGACCTCGTGGGCCGGGGGCGACACCCGCATCAGCGGATGCTCGCGCGCTGGAGCGCCCAGGACTACGCGGTCGTCGCCGATGCTCTCGACGCGACCGGCATCAGCGATCTCGCCGATCGCAGCGTGGACGAGCTGTCGGGCGGCCAGCGCCAGCGGGTGTGGATCGCGATGGCGCTCGCGCAGCAGACCGACATCCTGCTGCTCGACGAGCCGACCACGTTCCTCGACGTCGCCCACCAGGTCGAGGTGCTCGATCTGCTCACCGACCTGAGCGCCTCGCGCGGCACCACCATCGTGATGGTGCTGCACGACCTCAACCTCGCCGCTCGGTACAGCGACGAGCTGGTGGCCATGAAAGACGGCCGGGTGCACGCCGTCGGCGCCCCGGAGGAGATCGTCACCGCAGAACTCGTCCAGGAGGTCTTCGGCCTCGCCAATCAGATCACCGTCGACCCCGTCTCGGGCAAGCCGATGGTCACCCCCATCGGGAGGCATCATGTCCGCTGA
- a CDS encoding GH1 family beta-glucosidase, translating into MSCMTRTFPDGFLFGAATAAYQIEGAAFEDGRTASIWDAFARVPGAVVGAENGDVACDHYHRYADDVALMKRLGLQTYRFSTSWSRVRPDGGPVNGKGLDFYSRLVDELLAADIVPWLTLHHWDMPQALEEQGGWTSRDIVARFTDYALSVHDVLGDRVQHWTTMNEPWCSSFLSYTAGVHAPGRTSIRDGLLASHHLLLSHGSAVRALRERDSSLDLGITLNLTVADPADVDDPLDVDAARRIDGQFNGWFLSPIFHGEYPADIVRDFREVDSAAVAQWQAAVQPGDLEIISAPLDALGVNYYHGELLSGHPQPGGGDPHQTEGQQRETRSPFPSKEGIYWVERGLPRTGMDWEVQPEGLTRLLVRVANDYAGDVPLYVTENGAAYDDEVGADGEVADVERTEFLRAHVAATLDAIEQGVDVRGYFYWSLMDNYEWAWGYAKRFGIVRVDYETQQRTIKQSGAEYARIIAAHSGR; encoded by the coding sequence ATGAGTTGCATGACGCGAACCTTCCCCGACGGCTTCCTCTTCGGCGCGGCCACCGCGGCCTACCAGATCGAGGGCGCTGCCTTCGAAGACGGACGCACGGCATCGATCTGGGACGCCTTCGCGCGCGTGCCCGGAGCCGTCGTCGGCGCCGAGAACGGCGATGTCGCCTGCGATCACTATCACCGCTATGCCGACGACGTCGCGCTGATGAAGCGGCTCGGCCTGCAGACCTACCGGTTCTCGACCTCGTGGTCGCGCGTGCGTCCCGACGGCGGGCCGGTCAACGGGAAGGGCCTGGACTTCTACAGCCGCCTCGTCGACGAGCTGCTGGCCGCCGACATCGTGCCCTGGCTCACCCTGCACCACTGGGACATGCCGCAGGCGCTCGAAGAGCAGGGCGGCTGGACCAGTCGCGACATCGTCGCGCGCTTCACCGACTACGCACTCAGCGTGCACGACGTGCTCGGCGACCGCGTGCAGCACTGGACCACCATGAACGAGCCGTGGTGCTCGTCGTTCCTGTCGTACACGGCCGGCGTGCACGCGCCGGGGCGCACGAGCATCCGCGACGGTCTGCTCGCCTCGCACCACCTGCTGCTCTCGCACGGCAGCGCCGTGCGGGCGCTGCGCGAGCGCGACTCCTCGCTCGATCTCGGCATCACCCTCAACCTGACCGTCGCCGACCCGGCCGATGTCGACGACCCGCTCGACGTCGACGCCGCGCGCCGCATCGACGGCCAGTTCAACGGCTGGTTCCTCAGCCCGATCTTCCACGGCGAGTATCCCGCCGACATCGTCCGTGACTTCCGCGAGGTCGACTCGGCCGCGGTCGCCCAGTGGCAGGCCGCCGTGCAGCCCGGCGACCTCGAGATCATCTCCGCGCCGCTCGACGCGCTGGGCGTGAACTACTACCACGGCGAGCTGCTCTCGGGGCATCCGCAGCCCGGCGGGGGCGACCCGCACCAGACCGAGGGCCAGCAGCGTGAGACGCGCTCGCCGTTCCCCTCCAAAGAGGGCATCTACTGGGTCGAGCGCGGCCTGCCGCGCACGGGGATGGACTGGGAGGTGCAGCCCGAGGGGCTCACCCGGCTGCTCGTGCGCGTCGCGAACGACTACGCCGGCGACGTGCCGCTGTACGTGACAGAGAACGGCGCCGCATACGACGACGAGGTGGGCGCCGACGGCGAGGTGGCAGACGTCGAGCGCACGGAGTTCCTGCGCGCGCACGTCGCGGCGACGCTGGACGCCATCGAGCAGGGCGTCGACGTGCGTGGCTACTTCTACTGGTCGCTGATGGACAACTACGAGTGGGCCTGGGGGTACGCCAAGCGCTTCGGGATCGTGCGCGTCGACTACGAGACGCAGCAGCGCACGATCAAGCAGAGCGGTGCGGAGTACGCTCGGATCATCGCCGCCCACAGCGGTCGTTGA
- a CDS encoding phosphoribosylaminoimidazolesuccinocarboxamide synthase, whose amino-acid sequence MSEAQSIPGWRHLYSGKVRDLYASEDPADTRILVVASDRVSAFDFVLSPGIPHKGELLTQLSDWWFEQLSDVPNHLAEGEIPDAVAGRAMLAMALEILPIECVVRGYITGTGWAEYSAHGTVCGIPLPAGLQNGDRLPEPLFTPAYKAPLGEHDENITFERVVELVGADRAAQLRDASLSLYRRAAEIAEQKGLILADTKFEFGVDADGTLRLADEVLTSDSSRYWDAAAWASGTTPEERMASFDKQIVRDWLATNWDRQGEPPALPAEIVEQTADRYRELIARLRG is encoded by the coding sequence GTGAGCGAAGCACAGAGCATCCCCGGCTGGCGGCACCTCTACTCGGGCAAGGTCCGCGACCTGTACGCCTCGGAGGATCCGGCGGACACGCGCATCCTCGTCGTGGCGAGCGACCGGGTGAGCGCCTTCGACTTCGTGCTCTCGCCGGGCATCCCGCACAAGGGCGAGCTGCTCACCCAGCTGAGCGACTGGTGGTTCGAGCAGCTCTCCGACGTGCCGAATCATCTCGCCGAGGGTGAGATCCCGGATGCCGTGGCCGGGCGCGCCATGCTCGCGATGGCGCTGGAGATCCTGCCGATCGAGTGCGTCGTTCGCGGGTACATCACCGGCACCGGCTGGGCGGAGTACTCCGCGCACGGGACGGTGTGCGGCATCCCGCTGCCGGCCGGGCTGCAGAACGGCGACCGGCTTCCCGAGCCGCTGTTCACCCCCGCCTACAAGGCGCCGCTCGGCGAGCACGACGAGAACATCACCTTCGAGCGGGTCGTCGAGCTGGTCGGCGCTGACCGCGCCGCTCAGCTGCGCGACGCCTCGCTGTCGCTGTACCGACGTGCCGCGGAGATCGCGGAACAGAAGGGCCTGATCCTCGCCGACACGAAGTTCGAGTTCGGCGTCGACGCCGACGGCACCCTGCGCCTCGCCGACGAGGTGCTCACCAGCGACTCGTCGCGGTACTGGGACGCGGCGGCGTGGGCATCCGGCACGACGCCGGAAGAGCGCATGGCGAGCTTCGACAAGCAGATCGTGCGCGACTGGCTGGCGACGAACTGGGACCGGCAGGGCGAGCCGCCGGCGCTGCCCGCCGAGATCGTCGAGCAGACCGCCGACCGGTACCGCGAGCTCATCGCGCGGCTCAGGGGCTGA
- a CDS encoding adenine phosphoribosyltransferase, with translation MSPELARAESLIASIPDYPQSGILFRDIMPLLADARALRATTEALIEPFAGSFDVVAGIEARGFILAGAAAIAAGVGFAPIRKAGKLPRPAAAVDYALEYGTATVEMHDDLPAGTRILLIDDVLATGGTLAAGREIVKSLGYTVAGIAVLFEIDGLGGRDVIGELHTVFRSA, from the coding sequence GTGAGTCCCGAACTGGCGCGCGCCGAGTCCCTGATCGCCTCGATCCCCGACTACCCGCAATCGGGCATCCTGTTCCGCGACATCATGCCGCTGCTTGCGGATGCCAGGGCGCTGCGCGCCACGACCGAGGCGCTGATCGAGCCCTTCGCCGGCTCGTTCGACGTCGTCGCCGGCATCGAGGCGCGCGGATTCATCCTCGCCGGTGCCGCGGCGATCGCCGCCGGCGTCGGCTTCGCCCCGATCCGCAAGGCCGGCAAGCTGCCGCGCCCGGCGGCGGCCGTCGACTACGCCCTCGAGTACGGCACGGCCACCGTCGAGATGCACGATGATCTGCCGGCCGGCACGCGCATCCTGCTGATCGACGACGTGCTCGCCACCGGCGGCACGCTCGCCGCGGGACGGGAGATCGTGAAGAGCCTCGGCTACACCGTCGCCGGCATCGCCGTGCTGTTCGAGATCGACGGCCTCGGCGGCCGCGACGTGATCGGCGAGCTGCACACCGTCTTCCGCTCGGCCTGA
- a CDS encoding cation diffusion facilitator family transporter: MTTRFGRAELPPRQEQALRKAIRFEWYTLIFLAVAITMVYLVMGSSQAMKAAWIEDLLSLAPPIAFLIAVRIVNRPPSGRYPYGFHRAVGVAHLVAAVALMAMGVFLVIDSLTGLIGGEHPPIGTVVLLGQPIWLGWLMVIVMALTIPLPIYFGRVKMRLAKELHDKVLYADADMNKADWQTAVGSIVGVLGIGIGWWWTDAVAALLIAGSILWDGIRNMRAAITDLMDTAATTFDDGRVHPLTGEIDELLRRLPWTEQVGSRVRDQGHVLHVESFVVPHRGRTPKLKDLIEARDACLDLDWKVQDIVIVPIDQLPEEVGGSREHQSERSE, translated from the coding sequence ATGACCACCCGGTTCGGGCGCGCCGAGCTGCCCCCGCGGCAGGAGCAGGCGCTGCGCAAGGCGATCCGCTTCGAGTGGTACACGCTGATCTTCCTCGCCGTGGCCATCACGATGGTCTATCTGGTGATGGGCAGCTCACAGGCGATGAAGGCGGCATGGATCGAGGATCTGCTGTCGCTCGCCCCGCCGATCGCCTTCCTCATCGCGGTGCGCATCGTCAACCGGCCGCCCAGCGGACGCTATCCGTACGGCTTCCACCGCGCGGTCGGCGTGGCCCACCTCGTGGCTGCCGTGGCGCTGATGGCCATGGGCGTGTTCCTCGTCATCGACTCGCTCACCGGACTGATCGGCGGCGAGCATCCGCCCATCGGCACGGTCGTGCTGCTCGGGCAGCCGATCTGGCTGGGCTGGCTGATGGTCATCGTGATGGCGCTCACCATCCCGCTCCCGATCTACTTCGGCCGGGTGAAGATGCGCCTCGCGAAAGAGCTGCACGACAAGGTGCTCTACGCCGATGCCGACATGAACAAGGCCGACTGGCAGACTGCCGTCGGATCCATCGTCGGCGTGCTCGGCATCGGCATCGGATGGTGGTGGACGGATGCCGTGGCGGCGCTGCTCATCGCCGGCAGCATCCTCTGGGACGGCATCCGCAATATGCGGGCGGCCATCACCGATCTGATGGACACCGCCGCGACGACGTTCGACGACGGGCGGGTGCATCCCCTGACCGGCGAGATCGACGAGCTGCTGCGCCGATTGCCGTGGACCGAGCAGGTCGGATCGCGGGTGCGCGACCAGGGCCACGTGCTGCACGTGGAGTCGTTCGTCGTGCCGCACCGGGGACGCACACCGAAGCTGAAGGATCTGATCGAGGCTCGCGATGCCTGCCTCGACCTGGACTGGAAGGTGCAGGACATCGTCATCGTGCCGATCGATCAACTGCCCGAGGAGGTCGGCGGAAGCCGCGAGCACCAATCGGAGCGCAGCGAGTGA
- a CDS encoding uracil-xanthine permease family protein, with protein sequence MPLWTIHGNGRTVAPGAVVRPEERLNWPATIAIGVQHVVAMFGATFLVPIITGFPVPTTLLFSGIGTILFLLVTRNRLPSYLGSSFAFIAPVTAATASAGMGSALAGIVAVGVLLALIGVVVHTVGVHWVDRFLPPVLAGTIVALIGFNLAGAARGNYEQAPITATFTLTITILFAVVFRGFLGRISIFLGVIAGYVFAGIRGELKFDKVEAADWIGFPTFHLPDFATPGTWSAMAMFLPVVLVLIAENVGHVRGVATMVEDPTINKQTGKALIADGISTSLAGFFGGSGTTTYGENIGVMASTRVYSTAAYWVAGITAILLSMSPKFGAVINSVPAGVLGGITTALYGLIGVIGIKIWVDNRVDFSRPVNQYTAAVGLIVAVGGFMIKDPESGFELGGIVLATVGAILIYHLGNLVARLRGSGADDPKPLAGVGAPGGDPA encoded by the coding sequence ATGCCGCTGTGGACCATCCACGGCAACGGTCGCACTGTCGCGCCCGGCGCCGTCGTTCGACCCGAAGAGCGCCTGAACTGGCCGGCGACCATTGCGATCGGCGTGCAGCACGTCGTCGCGATGTTCGGCGCGACGTTCCTCGTGCCGATCATCACCGGCTTCCCCGTGCCGACCACGCTGCTGTTCAGCGGCATCGGCACGATCCTCTTCCTGTTGGTCACGCGCAACAGGCTGCCCAGCTACCTCGGCTCGTCGTTCGCGTTCATCGCGCCCGTCACCGCGGCGACCGCATCGGCGGGCATGGGCTCGGCGCTCGCCGGCATCGTCGCGGTCGGCGTGCTGCTGGCCCTCATCGGCGTCGTGGTGCACACGGTGGGCGTGCACTGGGTCGACCGCTTCCTGCCGCCGGTGCTCGCCGGCACGATCGTGGCGCTGATCGGGTTCAACCTCGCCGGCGCTGCGCGCGGCAACTACGAGCAGGCGCCGATCACGGCGACCTTCACCCTCACGATCACCATCCTGTTCGCCGTGGTGTTCCGCGGCTTCCTCGGCCGCATCTCGATCTTCCTCGGCGTGATCGCCGGGTACGTCTTCGCGGGCATCCGGGGCGAGCTGAAATTCGACAAGGTCGAGGCCGCCGACTGGATCGGCTTTCCGACCTTCCACCTGCCCGACTTCGCGACCCCGGGCACCTGGTCGGCGATGGCGATGTTCCTTCCCGTCGTGCTCGTGCTGATCGCCGAGAACGTGGGGCACGTGCGCGGAGTCGCCACCATGGTCGAGGATCCGACGATCAACAAGCAGACCGGCAAGGCGCTCATCGCCGACGGCATCTCGACCTCGCTCGCCGGCTTCTTCGGCGGCTCGGGAACCACCACCTACGGCGAGAACATCGGCGTCATGGCATCCACCCGCGTCTACTCGACCGCCGCGTACTGGGTGGCCGGCATCACCGCCATCCTGCTCAGCATGTCGCCCAAGTTCGGCGCGGTCATCAACTCGGTGCCCGCGGGCGTGCTCGGCGGCATCACCACGGCGCTGTACGGCCTGATCGGCGTCATCGGCATCAAGATCTGGGTCGACAACCGCGTCGACTTCTCGCGCCCGGTCAACCAGTACACCGCCGCAGTCGGCCTGATCGTCGCCGTCGGCGGGTTCATGATCAAGGATCCGGAGTCGGGCTTCGAGTTGGGCGGCATCGTGCTCGCTACCGTCGGCGCGATCCTCATCTACCACCTCGGCAACCTCGTGGCGCGGCTGCGCGGCTCGGGGGCCGACGACCCGAAGCCGCTCGCCGGCGTCGGCGCTCCGGGCGGCGACCCGGCCTGA
- a CDS encoding substrate-binding periplasmic protein: MRRRRTTGAAALVLLVALTGCGLRIPADPHGSIERIEGGTLRAGATEQPPWVDVHDNGEPTGSEPELVQEFAEQLDATVEWTTGSEADLLTALERGELDVVVGGFLDDTPWTDRGAVTRPYAERSTEHGTQKHVMIVRMGENALLTELETFLHEEVGS, translated from the coding sequence ATGAGAAGACGTCGGACGACGGGTGCGGCAGCGCTCGTGCTGCTCGTCGCGCTGACGGGCTGCGGGCTGCGGATCCCCGCTGATCCGCACGGCAGCATCGAGCGGATCGAGGGCGGGACGCTGCGCGCGGGCGCCACCGAGCAGCCGCCCTGGGTCGACGTGCACGACAACGGGGAGCCCACCGGCTCCGAGCCCGAGCTGGTGCAGGAGTTCGCCGAGCAGCTCGACGCCACGGTGGAGTGGACGACGGGCAGCGAGGCCGATCTGCTCACGGCGCTCGAGCGCGGCGAGCTCGATGTGGTCGTCGGCGGTTTCCTCGACGACACACCGTGGACCGATCGCGGCGCGGTGACGCGGCCGTACGCCGAGCGCAGCACGGAGCACGGCACGCAGAAGCACGTGATGATCGTGCGGATGGGTGAGAACGCCCTGCTCACCGAGCTCGAGACGTTCCTGCACGAGGAGGTCGGATCATGA
- a CDS encoding LacI family DNA-binding transcriptional regulator, with the protein MLRATIEEVAALAGVSRSTVSRVVNGSTSVSAEALAAVQNAIAELGYAPNRAARSLASRQTHAIGLVVPEDTTRFFGDPFLASVVAGISSRLSESEYILNLLIASDDPDGKMTRFVRNGGVDAAIIVSHHASDSFIERIAEAVPVVFGGRPARVRESDIIVDVDNVAAARAAAEHLIALGRRRIATITGTMTMAVSVDRRDGFVAALADAGLQPAGEIDGDFSEHGGAEAARLLLQGGKHPDAIFVASDLMARGAMGVLRAAGLRVPEDVAIVAFDDSRVAESSDLTSVRQPMFTQGEMLGGMVIDLLAGTRPDPLTILPTELVVRGSAPAV; encoded by the coding sequence ATGCTCCGAGCCACGATCGAAGAGGTCGCCGCACTCGCCGGCGTGTCCCGCTCGACGGTGTCACGCGTCGTCAACGGCTCGACCTCGGTCAGCGCCGAGGCGCTCGCCGCCGTGCAGAATGCGATCGCCGAGCTCGGCTACGCGCCCAATCGCGCCGCGCGCTCGCTCGCGAGCCGGCAGACGCACGCGATCGGCCTGGTCGTGCCCGAAGACACCACGCGATTCTTCGGCGATCCGTTCCTGGCATCCGTCGTCGCGGGGATCAGCTCGCGCCTGTCTGAGTCGGAGTACATCCTCAACCTGCTCATCGCCAGCGACGACCCCGACGGCAAGATGACGCGGTTCGTGCGCAACGGCGGGGTCGATGCCGCGATCATCGTGTCGCACCACGCCAGCGACTCGTTCATCGAGCGCATCGCCGAGGCGGTGCCCGTCGTCTTCGGCGGGCGGCCGGCGAGGGTGCGCGAGAGCGACATCATCGTCGACGTCGACAACGTGGCGGCGGCCCGCGCCGCTGCCGAGCACCTCATCGCGCTCGGCCGCCGGCGCATCGCGACCATAACCGGCACGATGACGATGGCCGTGAGTGTCGACCGTCGTGACGGCTTCGTCGCGGCGCTGGCGGATGCCGGACTGCAGCCCGCCGGCGAGATCGACGGCGACTTCAGCGAGCACGGCGGTGCGGAGGCGGCGCGTCTGCTGCTGCAGGGCGGGAAGCACCCGGATGCGATCTTCGTGGCGAGCGACCTGATGGCCCGAGGAGCGATGGGCGTGCTGCGCGCCGCCGGGCTGCGGGTGCCCGAAGACGTCGCGATCGTCGCCTTCGACGACTCGCGGGTCGCCGAGTCGTCGGACCTCACGAGCGTGCGCCAGCCCATGTTCACGCAGGGGGAGATGCTCGGCGGCATGGTGATCGACCTGCTCGCGGGGACGCGGCCGGATCCGCTCACGATCCTGCCGACCGAGCTGGTCGTGCGCGGGTCGGCGCCGGCGGTCTGA
- a CDS encoding CinA family protein: MLDVTPLADLARRRELRVAVAESLTSGALASTIGAGTEASTWFGGGIVAYLPEVKERVLGFPSDGDPTSAECAEQLARGARELFDADLCVSTTGVGGPDAEDGHPAGTVFLGWATRDEAGHRRLDLDGEPEDVLDSTVEAAVELLISRAGTAEGFGGADGSGRADSAGSR, translated from the coding sequence ATGCTCGACGTCACACCTCTCGCTGACCTCGCCCGACGCCGAGAGCTGCGCGTCGCGGTCGCCGAATCACTGACATCGGGGGCTCTCGCCAGCACCATCGGCGCCGGCACGGAGGCGAGCACCTGGTTCGGCGGCGGCATCGTCGCCTACCTGCCGGAGGTGAAGGAGCGGGTGCTCGGGTTCCCTTCCGACGGTGATCCGACCTCGGCCGAATGCGCGGAGCAGCTCGCCCGCGGCGCCCGCGAGCTCTTCGACGCCGACCTGTGCGTCTCGACGACCGGGGTCGGCGGTCCGGATGCCGAAGACGGGCATCCCGCAGGGACCGTGTTCCTCGGATGGGCGACGCGCGACGAGGCCGGGCACCGCAGGCTCGACCTGGACGGCGAGCCAGAGGACGTGCTCGACTCGACCGTCGAGGCGGCTGTCGAGCTGCTGATCTCGCGCGCCGGCACGGCGGAAGGCTTCGGCGGGGCGGATGGCTCCGGTCGGGCAGATAGCGCCGGGAGCCGCTGA
- the purQ gene encoding phosphoribosylformylglycinamidine synthase subunit PurQ: MSVRIGVITFPGSLDDRDAQRAVRIAGAEPVALWHGSHDLEGVDALVLPGGFSYGDYLRSGAIAALSPIMAEVKDAAAKGMPVLGICNGFQMLVEAHLLPGGLIRNDHQHFVRRDQRLTVENNDTAWTNAFAKGQEIVIPLKNGEGGYIAADDTLDRLESEGLVAFRYAGVNPNGSLRDIAGITNDRGNVVGLMPHPEHATEAGFGPDTRAAMRSGVDGLGFFESAIAAVARVAA, from the coding sequence GTGAGCGTGCGCATCGGCGTCATCACCTTCCCGGGCTCGCTCGACGACCGCGACGCCCAGCGCGCGGTGCGCATCGCCGGCGCTGAGCCCGTCGCCCTGTGGCACGGCTCGCACGATCTCGAGGGCGTGGATGCTCTGGTGCTGCCCGGCGGATTCAGCTACGGCGACTACCTGCGCTCGGGCGCGATCGCGGCCCTGTCGCCGATCATGGCCGAGGTGAAGGACGCCGCGGCGAAGGGGATGCCCGTGCTGGGCATCTGCAACGGCTTCCAGATGCTCGTCGAGGCGCACCTGCTGCCGGGCGGCCTGATCCGCAACGACCACCAGCACTTCGTGCGCCGCGACCAGCGTCTGACGGTGGAGAACAACGACACCGCGTGGACGAACGCGTTCGCGAAGGGTCAGGAGATCGTCATCCCGCTCAAGAACGGCGAGGGCGGCTACATCGCCGCCGACGACACCCTCGACCGCCTCGAGAGCGAGGGTCTCGTGGCTTTCCGCTACGCCGGGGTGAACCCGAACGGCTCGCTGCGCGACATCGCCGGCATCACGAACGACCGCGGCAACGTGGTCGGCCTGATGCCGCACCCCGAGCACGCCACCGAGGCCGGCTTCGGCCCCGACACCCGGGCCGCCATGCGCTCGGGCGTGGATGGGCTGGGCTTCTTCGAGAGCGCCATCGCCGCCGTCGCGCGCGTCGCGGCCTGA
- a CDS encoding siderophore-interacting protein, translating into MSADTTTKTRPSYLLALAEVRAVERVSPNFVRITLGGDDLDELGTPGDTFDSRIKLIFPPRPDAVPPIDRDGDDWWGSYLAVPETERGSMRTYSLRELTVTDAGTEIVIDFVLHLSPGLTGPASRWAADARVGQPIFIVGPRRGVSAREHGGAEFAPGEARSVLLAGDETAAPAIARILEDAPRDLRGTAFIEVPEPADVLEIAAPAGVEITWLPRADGDAHGSALIPAVLAHLGDAHTHVDVRDVDTEDLLWETPAYSSLGEQIAATHAPADRYFWIAGESGVVTTLRRHLVKDIGVDRAQVAFMGYWRHGVAMRG; encoded by the coding sequence ATGTCCGCTGACACCACGACGAAGACCCGGCCCAGCTACCTGCTGGCGCTCGCCGAGGTGCGCGCGGTCGAGCGCGTCTCGCCGAACTTCGTGCGGATCACCTTGGGTGGCGACGACCTCGACGAGCTCGGCACCCCGGGCGACACGTTCGACTCGCGCATCAAGCTGATCTTCCCGCCCCGACCGGATGCCGTGCCGCCGATCGACCGTGACGGCGATGACTGGTGGGGATCCTACCTGGCCGTGCCGGAGACCGAGAGAGGCTCGATGCGCACGTACTCGCTGCGCGAGCTCACCGTGACGGATGCGGGCACCGAGATCGTCATCGACTTCGTGCTGCATCTGAGCCCCGGCCTCACCGGCCCGGCCTCGCGATGGGCGGCCGACGCACGCGTGGGGCAGCCGATCTTCATCGTGGGCCCGCGCCGCGGGGTGTCGGCCCGGGAGCACGGCGGCGCGGAGTTCGCGCCCGGCGAAGCGCGCTCGGTGCTCCTCGCCGGTGACGAGACGGCGGCGCCGGCGATCGCGCGCATCCTCGAGGACGCCCCGCGCGACCTGCGGGGCACCGCGTTCATCGAGGTGCCCGAGCCGGCCGACGTGCTCGAGATCGCAGCACCGGCGGGCGTGGAGATCACCTGGCTGCCCCGCGCCGACGGCGACGCCCACGGATCGGCGCTCATCCCGGCGGTGCTCGCCCATCTCGGCGACGCGCACACGCACGTCGACGTGCGCGATGTCGACACCGAGGACCTTCTCTGGGAGACCCCGGCGTACTCCAGCCTCGGCGAGCAGATCGCCGCGACCCACGCGCCCGCCGACCGGTACTTCTGGATCGCCGGCGAGAGCGGAGTGGTGACCACGCTGCGTCGTCACCTCGTCAAGGACATCGGGGTCGACCGTGCGCAGGTGGCGTTCATGGGGTACTGGCGACACGGCGTCGCCATGCGCGGCTGA
- the purS gene encoding phosphoribosylformylglycinamidine synthase subunit PurS produces the protein MPTIVVDVMPKAELLDPQGKAVSGAFARLGVENFSQVRIGKRFELTVDGEITDDVLAEARRLAEDVLSNSVIEDVVGVEVAQ, from the coding sequence ATGCCCACCATCGTCGTCGACGTCATGCCCAAGGCCGAACTGCTCGACCCGCAGGGGAAGGCCGTCTCCGGCGCCTTCGCCCGCCTGGGTGTCGAGAACTTCAGCCAGGTCCGCATCGGGAAGCGCTTCGAGCTCACCGTCGACGGCGAGATCACCGACGACGTGCTGGCCGAAGCGCGGCGCCTGGCAGAGGACGTGCTGTCGAACTCCGTCATCGAGGATGTCGTGGGAGTCGAGGTCGCGCAGTGA